Sequence from the Pseudomonadota bacterium genome:
TTTGTGATCCGTTGCAGTTGTGCTCACCGAGCGGACTGAAATAAAATAAAAACAACCGTTTCCCGCCAGACAATTTCCACGAGACTCTCTTATGAATATATTCAAAAAGTATCCCACCATCATCTCCGGGGCAGGAATCACCTTACTTTTTCTGTTGCTGGGCCTCGTCCACCTGGAAGTGATCGACAGCCTGGAATTAAAACTCTATGACCTGAGAATGCACCTCCTTTCAGATCAGGACAGTCCCAGTGAAATCGTCCTGGTCAACATTGACGACTACTCCATTGAAAATCTCGGCCGCTGGCCATGGCCAAGATCACATATCGCCAAAGGAATCGAAAGCATCAATGCCGGAAACCCGAAAGCCATCGGCTTGAATATCATCTTCAGTGAGCCGGAAGAAAACACCGGGCTCATAGCCCTTAAAAGGGTGGAAGAAATCCTTGAAGAATCAGGGTTGGCGAAAACTGAAAATGGCAAAAATGTCATCAAGGAAATGGACAAGCTTTACCTGGCCCTTGACAACGATTCCCTGCTGGCCGATTCAATTAAAGCCGCCGGCAATGTCATCCTGCCCATGGCCATGCTTGAATCGGACATTGAAGGTGTTGACACCGGCGAAGCCGATGACAGCCTGCTCAGCATGTCCATAACCAACATGAAAATACTGGAGAATTCTTCTTCCCCACAGGCAACCAACCTCCTGCTGCCCATTAAACCGCTGATGCTGGCCGCCAACGGCCTGGGCCATCTTACCCTTGCCTATGACATGGACGGCAAGGTCCGTATGGAGAAAACCATTTATGAATTCCGGGAACAATTTTATCCCTCCTATGCCCTGCGGCTAACAGCCGCATACCTGAATGTTCCCCTTGAAGAGATCAGCGTTGAACTGGGGAGTTCCATTCAACTGGGCTCCCGACGGGTGTCCACCACCCTGGACTCTGATTTTCCGGTGACTTTCAAGGGATCCAGCGGCGCCTTCCGGTCCTATTCCTTTTTTGATGTATATACCGGCAAGATTCCTGAAAGCGCTTTTAAAAACAAACTTGTGCTCATCGGCCCTTCGGCGCTTGGCTTGATTAATCCGTTAAATACACCACTGGAACCGAATATGCCCCTGGGTGAATTATCGGCAAATGTCATCTGGTCGATGCTCAACAATAAAACAATTAACAGCCCGGCATGGGACCAGGCCTTCGAGCTCCTGCTGATTCTCCTGGTCGGGCTGATTATTACAATTGTCCTGCCGCGGCTCAAAGCAAGATTGTCGGCGCTGGTCTTTTTCGGGCTCATGGTGCTGTTTCTCGGTGGCACAACCTATGCCTTTGCCGCAAATGGTCTCTGGATTCATACCGCCTATCCCCTGCTGGAACTGATCTTCGGTTACTTTGTGGTGATTTCGCTGAAATACTTCTTCACCGAGACCGACAAAGAAAAGGTTGAAGGCGAATCAGCCGAGACCAACCGGATGCTCGGGCTGTCATTTCAAGGTCAGGGGATGCTTGACATGGCCTTTGATAAATTCCGTAAATGCCCCGTTGACCAGGGCATGCAGGAAGTTCTCTATAACCTTGCCCTTGACTACGAGCGTAAAAGACAATTCAACAAAGCAGCTTCAGTTTATGAATATATTGAAAAACACGGCGGTGAGTTCAAGGATGCCGATGACCGGAAAAAGAAAATGGTCCAGCTTGGTGATACGGTGATCATGGGCACAGGGGGCGCGGACCCACTGCTTTCAAACATAGGTGGTGATGGAGACACCAAACCCACCCTTGGCCGTTATGAAATCATCAAGCAGCTGGGCAAAGGCGCCATGGGCATCGTCTATCTTGGCAAGGATCCGCGAATCAATCGGACCACGGCGATTAAAACCTTCCGTTTTGCCGATGAACTTGAATCGGATGAAATCGCCGAGATGAAAAAAATGTTCTTCCTTGAAGCGGAAAGCGCCGGCACCCTGTCTCATCCGAATATCGTCACAATCTACGATGCCGGCGAAGAAGAGGATCTTGCCTATATTGCCATGGAATATCTGGTGGGCAATGATTTAAAGGGCAACACAAAAAAAGGCTCACTCCTGCCCATGCGCAAGGTTGTCGGCTACATGGCAGACCTTGCTGATGCCCTTGACTATGCACACAGGCAGGGAATTATCCATCGCGATATAAAACCTGCCAACATTATGCTTCTTGATAACGGCGTGGTCAAAATAACTGACTTCGGCATCGCCAGGATTACCTCAAGTTCAAAAACCCAGACCCAGACCGGTATCGTCAAGGGCACACCATTCTACATGTCCCCGGAACAGATCTCCGGCGAAAAAGTTGACGGGCGCTCCGATCTTTTTGCCATGGGTGTTGTCATGTATCAACTCTTCACCGGCGAGGTCCCCTTCCGGGCTGAGAATTTTGCGACACTCATGCATAAAATTATCAATGAACCTCATATTGATCCGAGAAAACATAACCCGGATATCCCTAAACCCCTGGCACAGATTATCAATTTTGCCCTGGTCAAGGACAAAACTAAACGGTATCAGAAAGCAAGCCAGATGGCTGATCATCTGAATAAAGTTCTCAGGTGGATGGACAAAACCGCAAATGGCACACAGACTGCCGAAAGATCATCCTCGTGAAAAATATTTACCTATTATTTCAAAGGGTTAATTAATGCTAGCCATTGAATCCGCCGGCCTTACCGATATCGGCAATAAAAGAAAAAACAATGAAGACAGCTACTTCCTTGATGACGACCTGAAACTCTATATTGTTGCGGATGGCATGGGCGGGCATCTTGCCGGGGAGGTTGCCAGCAAACTGGTGGTGGACACCACCAGAGATTACCTTAAACGTTTCCATACCGGTATTCAGGTCGAAGAACTCATTGACACCGACCCGTCACTTTCCAAAAACGCCAACCGCCTTATCGCCGGACTGCAACTGGCAAACAGTGTCGTCAACAAATTTTCTGAAAACAAGGGCGCTTACAGCGGAATGGGTTCAACGGTTTCCGCAGTGTATTTCCCCGGAGACTCGCTCATAGCGTCAAACATCGGCGACAGCCCCATCTTCCTGGTCCATAAGGGAGAAATCAGTCTTGTTTCAGTCATCCACAATGTTGCCGCAGAGCAGGCGATCCTTGATCCTGAAGGCGCCAAAGACCTGAACGGCAAATATTCCAATATCCTCACCAGGGCCATGGGCAAGGATGAGGATATAATGCCCGCCACCCGTGAAATCAGGGTAGTGCCCGGTGATATCATCATCCTCTGTTCCGACGGACTCTCGAGCTATGTCCCGGACCATGAGATAAAAGATATTGTCGCGGCAGGCTCTCTTGAGGAATCCTGTAAAACCCTGGTCGACCTCGCTTTAGAAAGAGGCGGGCACGACAATATCACGGTAGTCCTCCTCAGAGTCAAAAAGGTCCGCGGATTCCTGTCAGGATTGTTCGAATTCTTGAAAAAACCTTTTGGCTGACCAAAAGATTTCAGGGATTTTTTTTGCGGGTTCCCTCTGTCTGATCAATCTGATTTTTCACAGCCCCGCAACTTGATGATCAGGCGGCAGAAAAGCAAGGACTCCCGGCCATGCAGAAAACATTAATTTTCATCGGCATAGCTTTTCTGGCAATCGGTCTGCTCTGGCCGACGCTCTCCAGAATTCCTCTTGGAAGGTTCCCCGGAGATATCATCATTACCCGGCCTCATTTCAAAATATACATCCCCATCACCACAATGGTCCTGATCAGCCTGATTCTCTCGGTTCTGGCGCGGATATTCCGGAAATAAATCCATCTGATTACAACAAGTTATATCGTCAGCAGACGATTATTTAAAAAATAATTTCCCCATAACAAATTTCTCTTGCTTTTCCATTATAAGAACCCTATAAAGCAGTTAAATAGTAGATGTTTAATTATACAAATTTGCCACCAGCACCGGACCAGGCAACCATCCGGAATTATAAAGAATCACAAAGAGTTTCAAGGAACAGCCGCCATGTCGAAATTAGAAATCACCACTGTACAGGATGAACCCCCAGACGAAGTCTCGCAAAATGAGGAAAAACCTCCAAGCCAGGGTATTTATTCCTCAACCACCGCCTATCGCAACGCTTCACCCGCAATAACCCACCTTTCAGTCAACAACCTCGGATCGAAAAAAACCAAAACCACCAGGAAGATACAGAACATTCTGCCATTTTTTCCTTTATCTGAAGATAAAAGCCACCAGGGCTGGACTTCATGGCAATGGCAGATCCGTCACAGAATTAAAACAGTCCGGCAACTGGAAAATTTCTTTGCCGGCGCAGCCATCCAATCGGACATCGAAAACGCCATCCACCGCTTTCCAATGGCGATCACCCCTTATTACGCTTCGCTGATCCGCAAGATGGAACCCTCAGACCCTGTTTATCGCATGGCTGTCCCAATGACCGACGAACTGCATGATCCGCCCTTTCTCCTGGATGACCCCCTGGAAGAAGAGCACGACATGCCTGTCCCCGGCTTGGTGCATCGTTACCCTGACCGTGCCCTGATCATGGTGACCTCCATGTGCGCCATGTACTGTCGGCACTGCACAAGAAAACGGGTTGCCGGGCAACGTGAAGTCAACATTTCACAGCCGCAGCTGAAAAGAATTATCAATTACCTGGTAAATCATCCGGAAATACACGATGTTATCCTGTCCGGAGGCGATCCTCTTACCTTACGGACTGAATCACTGGAAAAAATTATTGCCGCGGTCCGCAGTGTTCCCAGTGTCGATATAATCCGTATAGGAACCAGGACACCGGTTACCATGCCGATGCGCATCACCGAAGAACTGGTGACCATGCTTAAAAATTACCAGCCGCTCTGGGTGAACACTCATTTCAACCATCCCAATGAAATTACCGCAGAATCCCGGGCGGCCTGTGCCAGACTGGTGGATGCCGGTATCCCCATGGGCAACCAGACCGTCCTCCTGCGCGGCGTCAACGACAACCCCCAGGTGATGGAGGAACTGCTGCGCGGCCTGATAACCATGCGCGTCCGCCCCTATTATCTTTACCAGTGCGATCTGGTCAGGGGTGTGGAACATTTTCGCACGCCATTGTCCCGGGGCATTGAAATAATGGAATATCTCCGCGGCCGTATTTCCGGGTTTGCAATCCCGACTTTTGTAGTCGATGCTCCCGGCGGCGGCGGCAAGATCCCCGTGCTCCCCAATTACCTGATCACCAGCAGTCCGACACATACGGTGCTCAGAAATTTTGAAGGCATGCTGGTCAGTTATCCTGAGCCGATTGCTACCGGAAGGATGGAGGTTCAGTCCTTCCAGACAAAAAACAAAACCATCGAATCTATTAATCCGACGGTCTTTGATCTCGCCACGGGTCGAGCCCTCAAAATAGAACCGATGACTTCTCTCCGCAAGAAGCGCCGCAGCAGACGTTCGTCTGCCTGATCCGGACGCTTCCGTCTCAGAAAACAACAGAATCATGATTCCCAACCATGGCGTGCATAGCACCCTTGACCTGAAAGACATCCCGGCGTATTCTAAAAAATACGCCGGGTCTTTGCTTAATGCAATTGCAACCCTCCTGATTCAAAGACCAGATACCCCGTAAGGAAATTTTCATGAAAATTAAACACATCGGCCTTGTATACGATCTGCGTTCCGCTTATCTGGCAGAAGGTTATTCCGAGCAGGATGTGGCGGAATTTGATTCCGAATCGACCATTGACGCCCTTGAACAGGCGATCAACGCCAACGGCTACCAGGTCTCGAGAATCGGCCACGGTCGCCAACTCAACCAACGGCTGATTAACGGTGAACGCTGGGATCTGGTTTTCTCCATTGCCGAAGGGCTTAAAGGACGCTCCCGGGAAGCGCAGGTGCCGGCCCTGCTTGAGATGTACGGCCAGCCCTATGTTTTTTCCGATCCATTGACCTGCGCCGTAACCCTGGACAAGTATGTTGCAAAAAAAATTATCCTGGCCGATGGCCTTGCCACCCCAGCCGCGGCCCTGATCCATAGCAAAGACGACCTCAGGGAATTCCGTCTGCCGTTCCCGGTTTTTGCTAAACCGGTGGCCGAGGGTACCGGCAAGGGTATCAGCAGCCGGAGCCGTATTGATACCATTGATGCCCTGCATAATGTCGCAGGCCAACTGCTTGAGGATTTCCCAGGCCAGCCGGTTCTGGTTGAGGCCTATCTTCCGGGAAGGGAATTCACCACCGGCATCCTGGGTACCGGTCATAAAGCCCGTATACTGGGCACCCTTGAGGTATGCATCAAAGATAATGCCCCGGCCGCCGACTATTCCTATGAGGTAAAAGAACTTTGCGAAGACTTTGTCGATTATGTCCCAGTAGTAAAGGGCGACAGCCTGATTGATGCCGTGGAGGCCCTTGCCCTGGCCTCCTACCGTTCACTGGAATGCCGCGACACCGGAAGGGTTGACATTCGCCTTGATGCCGCAGGCACCCCGTGTTTCATCGAAATCAACCCGCTTCCGGGCCTCCATCCGCACCATTCCGATCTGCCGATGATTGCCACTGCCATGGGTATGAATTATAACGATCTTATCGGCGGCATTATCGCCAGCGCCTTTGACCGGGTATAGAGGAATTCATGAAATGACCATCCTGCGCGATAAAGAGATTCTCCTCCTGTACAATCTGCCGGCCGCCGATGCTCTGGAAAGCGAAAAAGGCGTCCTTGTTGAAAGAGATACAGTTGCCGCATCCCTGGAAAAACTAAAAATACCTTATAAGGCCATAGGAGTCCGGGATCTTTATGACATTACCACCGTGCTCGCCGACAAACAGGATCATATAATTTTCAACCTGGTTGAAGGATTTGCAAAAAAATCGGAATCAGCAGCACACGTCCCTGCGGTCTGCGAATCATTCAACTGCCAGGCCACCGGTGGCTCAACCGCCTGCCTGACCCTTACTCTTGATAAAGTTAAAACCAAAGGCGTCCTTTCTGCGGCGTCAATTCCGGTACCCAAAGGCATCAAGGTCCGCCCCGGTTCCCTGCCGGAAAAGTCCGAGCTTTTCCCCGGACCCTATATTGTAAAACCTGCCTGCACCGATGCCAGCGAAGGACTATTTGCCGAGAGCTCGGTTTGCAAGCATTACGGCAAGGAATTACTTGACGCCATAAAATTAATCCATAAAGATTTCAAACAACCGGCCATTGTGGAACAGCTGGTTGGCACCCGGGAATTCAATGTTTCGGTGATTGAGATAAACGGCAGGATAAGCATTCTGCCCATCGCTGAGATCAGTTTCGCGGCCTTTCCGGAAGACATGCCGCGCATCGTCGACTACTCGGCAAAATGGATCGAATCTTCCTTTGCCTACGCCAACACACCCCGTATTTTCCCGGATAATCTGCCCGAGACCCAGAAAAAAAGGATATCAACCCTTGCGGTAAAATCCTGGCACGCTCTGGGCTGCCGCGACTATGCACGAGTGGATTTCAGGATGGACGATTTCGGCAATCTCTATGTTCTCGAGGTGAACTCCAATCCCGACATCTCACCTGATGCAGGTTTTGCCGCAGCATTGGAAAAAGAAGGCATAGCCTATCATCGCTTTGTCGACGCCATGCTGCAGAATGCAAAAAAACGCCTGCATGCGGATAATCCGCCAAAGACTGTGATTCCGTCATCACCAGAAGCCCTTTTGCCTCCAATCGCAGAAGATGACGTCCTGGTCCGCCACATCAACCCCAAGGACCAGCAAGATATCCTGAATATTCTGAACGCCACGGTGATCTTCAGACCGACAGAATTAGTTGTTGCCGCAGAAGTCCTTGAATCAAGCATCAGCAATGCCATAGAAAGCGAATATTTCTCGCTGGTCGCTGAATCCGCAGGGCAGATCTGCGGCTGGATCTGTTACGGGCCGACCCCCTGCACCTCCGGAGTCATGGATATTTACTGGATTGTTGCTTCAACAAAGCTCCGCAGACGGGGCATCGGCCGCGCCTTAATGACTGCGGCTGAAAAAGAAATCCGTGCATCAGGAGCAAGACTGATTACCATTGATACCGCCGGCAGAGACGATTACCTCCCCTCCCGCCTTTTCTATCAGAATGCCGGCTATGAAGAAAAAGCCCGGATCAGGGATTTTTATACACCTGGTGATGACAAGGTTGTTTTTGTTAAGGAGTTGTGAAGCCGACACTCTTGATTTTTTTGATCTTCAGCCGTTGCTTTATCATATGGTCAATCGGGAAATAAATTCCAGGTCTTCCATATCCAGCTCGTCATCTTCACCTGCCGATTCTTTAAAAAGCCCGGGGATCACCATCCAGGAAACCGACCACCAGCCCGACTCATTTCTTTCAAGAGCAGCAACCCCGCCCATCCGAAATCGGAGAATTTCTTTTTCCTGATCGCCGGAGATAAGCAATGCCGCAAGCCTCGCAAGGTGCGGCAGGTGGCCGACAAGCATCGTATCCTCATCAGAAGCATTGAGGCGTGATGCCCATATTTGCGGATCATCAAGGGGCAATAATCCTGCAATCTCCAAAGGCGGGGCAAGACTTAGTTCCCCTGCAAAAGCATCAGCGGTCTGTTGCGCCCGGAGTTTACCGCTGTGATAGACATTTACGGTTTGTGAAAGATCAATGTTTTTTGCTAAAAAGGCGATGACCTTTCTGATCTCTTCTATCCCTTTGTACGAGAGAGGCCTTCGGAGATCCTTCTCTTTGGGCATCGCCTCACCGTGCTGAAGCAGATATACTTTCATAATTTTCCTTTATTCAAAAAATTAATATCAGATGTTTTCCTGAAGTTTAAGGTGGGCGAGCACAAGGTTGATTTCACCGTAGGAATAGTCGTCGCCCAAGGCGATTTTCAGTTCCTTGAGCGAACCACCCTGAATTTCAGTAAGTTTCTGGGCAATGGCCTGTTGTTTTGCAGACGGCACCAGTCTGCCGATTTCCAGCTTGCCGGCCTGAACGAAACCGGCCAGGTGCCCCTCAATGGTAGCATTGGCCAGACCGCGTTCTTCGGCAATTTGCTTCACGCGTAATCCTGATTGAAACATCTCAAAACTGACCTGTCTGGTGTTTCTTGCCGGCATTTTTTCTTCTTTGACTTCAACCTCTTGAAGCGCGACTTGGGGTTCGGGCAACATCACCTCGGCAATCTCGTGTTTCCGGCGATAGGCTGAAACCATGGCAACCAGTTCCGCGCCGTATTTTTCCACGAGCCGGGGGCCGATTCCCTTTATTCTTTTCAGGTCGGCAGGATTGTCGGGCAGGTTCACCGCAATCTGGATCAGCACGCTCTGGTGCATAATCCGAAAATGTGGGAGCCCTTCCTCCGCGGCCTTTTGCGAACGCCAGTCCTTCAGGGCCTGAAACAACTCGGGATGACCGACATCGGCGGCGGTGTATTGCGTTGAGGCTTTTCTTTCCTTCCCTGATTTGAAATCAATTTCTGCGACAGATATGGCGCGCAGATAGCTGGCAAGCGAAAAACCGGCCTCACAACTCTTCACCGCCGCCGACTTCACGGCAATTTCCTTGTTCAATTTGTTCAGGATATCCTTGAGCCTTTTAGCAATTTCCTTATTATCCGTGTCTACTCGGAAATCTCGAAGATTTGCTGCCAGAATCGTTTCGATTTTTTCCTGAAAATAGCCTGATGCCCTGGTGATGCGCTCCGAAACAACAGCGTCCATTTCGGGCAGTTTGTCATTGGCAAAGAGACTGCGCAATTGCCGCTTGAAATTTTCGCCGATATCACAAATTTCAGCCCCCCCCTTTCGCGCCAATTCGTGAAAATCATCCACGCCGGCAACTGTCACCAGTCTGGCGTTTGCGAGCAACACCCGCAGCAACTGATTCAAGTAAAAATGCAACGACTTAAAATCAAAGCATTCCATCAATAAACGCTGCTGATAGCGGTTTTTTGCGTCTATCAGCTGTTGTTGCGAGGGCGAATTTCTCATCGCATTATCCACAAAACGGCATACCGTCTTATCACTTTTCACACAATTTGCTGAAAGAGGCGTACTGAGTATCATGCCCTCAAATGTCTTACAACGGCTCAGGGCTACATAAACCTGGCCATGAGCAAAGGCGGCGTTGGCGTCGATCACGGCCTTTTCAAAAGTGAGCCCCTGACTCTTATGAATAGTAATGGCCCAGGCCAGTTTCAGCGGGAATTGCACGAATTCTCCGACTTTGCTTTCAATAATCTCCTTGGTTTCCTTGTCGATTGTATACTTGATATTTTCCCAGGTTGCCGGTTCGACTACGATCTCGGCGCGGTCGCCTGGGCACTTGACGGAAACCTCTTCACGAGACACACGTGTCACTTTACCGATCTTGCCGTTGAAATAGAGTTTATCGCGAGAAGAATCGTTGCGCACGAACATCACCTGGGCGCCGACCTTAAGTTCAAGCTCGGCCGGAGCCGGATAGGTGTATTCGGGGAAATCGCCTGCGACATCGGCGTTAAAACGACGCGTTTTTGCCGGCAACTCAGCCAATTTGGATTCGTTGATCGCGTCAACGCCGCGATTGTGGGTGCCGAGGGTAATGTAACCTTCGTCGTCCTGCAGCACAAAGTTAGGGAGATAACGGCGGTTGATCTCCTGCAGAGTATCCTGATCCAGCCTGTTATCGCGCACCCGGTTGAGCAGCTCAATGAAACGTGGGTCCGACTGGCGATAAATTTGTTTCAGTTCAATGGAAATCAGTTCGGTGTGACGCAAAGCATTACTGCTGAAAAAATAGAACGATTCATAATAATCGCGCAGAAGTTGCCATTCGGCATCCTTCACCACCGGAGACAACTGGTACAGATCGCCGATCATCAACAACTGCACGCCGCCAAAGGGCAATTCGTTACCGCGATAACGACGCAGGACTGCATCGACGCCGTCCAGCAGATCGGCACGAACCATGCTTATTTCATCGATCACCAGCAGGTCGAGACTCCTGATGATGTTGATTTTTTCCTTGTTGAATTTGTGCTGGCTGCTGCGATCATACGATTCGCTGCCAGGCACAAACGGACCAAAGGGCATCTGGAAAAAAGAATGCAGGGTAACC
This genomic interval carries:
- a CDS encoding protein phosphatase 2C domain-containing protein, which codes for MLAIESAGLTDIGNKRKNNEDSYFLDDDLKLYIVADGMGGHLAGEVASKLVVDTTRDYLKRFHTGIQVEELIDTDPSLSKNANRLIAGLQLANSVVNKFSENKGAYSGMGSTVSAVYFPGDSLIASNIGDSPIFLVHKGEISLVSVIHNVAAEQAILDPEGAKDLNGKYSNILTRAMGKDEDIMPATREIRVVPGDIIILCSDGLSSYVPDHEIKDIVAAGSLEESCKTLVDLALERGGHDNITVVLLRVKKVRGFLSGLFEFLKKPFG
- a CDS encoding KamA family radical SAM protein, with product MSKLEITTVQDEPPDEVSQNEEKPPSQGIYSSTTAYRNASPAITHLSVNNLGSKKTKTTRKIQNILPFFPLSEDKSHQGWTSWQWQIRHRIKTVRQLENFFAGAAIQSDIENAIHRFPMAITPYYASLIRKMEPSDPVYRMAVPMTDELHDPPFLLDDPLEEEHDMPVPGLVHRYPDRALIMVTSMCAMYCRHCTRKRVAGQREVNISQPQLKRIINYLVNHPEIHDVILSGGDPLTLRTESLEKIIAAVRSVPSVDIIRIGTRTPVTMPMRITEELVTMLKNYQPLWVNTHFNHPNEITAESRAACARLVDAGIPMGNQTVLLRGVNDNPQVMEELLRGLITMRVRPYYLYQCDLVRGVEHFRTPLSRGIEIMEYLRGRISGFAIPTFVVDAPGGGGKIPVLPNYLITSSPTHTVLRNFEGMLVSYPEPIATGRMEVQSFQTKNKTIESINPTVFDLATGRALKIEPMTSLRKKRRSRRSSA
- a CDS encoding DUF2905 domain-containing protein; translation: MQKTLIFIGIAFLAIGLLWPTLSRIPLGRFPGDIIITRPHFKIYIPITTMVLISLILSVLARIFRK
- the sixA gene encoding phosphohistidine phosphatase SixA, producing the protein MKVYLLQHGEAMPKEKDLRRPLSYKGIEEIRKVIAFLAKNIDLSQTVNVYHSGKLRAQQTADAFAGELSLAPPLEIAGLLPLDDPQIWASRLNASDEDTMLVGHLPHLARLAALLISGDQEKEILRFRMGGVAALERNESGWWSVSWMVIPGLFKESAGEDDELDMEDLEFISRLTI
- a CDS encoding CHASE2 domain-containing protein; translated protein: MNIFKKYPTIISGAGITLLFLLLGLVHLEVIDSLELKLYDLRMHLLSDQDSPSEIVLVNIDDYSIENLGRWPWPRSHIAKGIESINAGNPKAIGLNIIFSEPEENTGLIALKRVEEILEESGLAKTENGKNVIKEMDKLYLALDNDSLLADSIKAAGNVILPMAMLESDIEGVDTGEADDSLLSMSITNMKILENSSSPQATNLLLPIKPLMLAANGLGHLTLAYDMDGKVRMEKTIYEFREQFYPSYALRLTAAYLNVPLEEISVELGSSIQLGSRRVSTTLDSDFPVTFKGSSGAFRSYSFFDVYTGKIPESAFKNKLVLIGPSALGLINPLNTPLEPNMPLGELSANVIWSMLNNKTINSPAWDQAFELLLILLVGLIITIVLPRLKARLSALVFFGLMVLFLGGTTYAFAANGLWIHTAYPLLELIFGYFVVISLKYFFTETDKEKVEGESAETNRMLGLSFQGQGMLDMAFDKFRKCPVDQGMQEVLYNLALDYERKRQFNKAASVYEYIEKHGGEFKDADDRKKKMVQLGDTVIMGTGGADPLLSNIGGDGDTKPTLGRYEIIKQLGKGAMGIVYLGKDPRINRTTAIKTFRFADELESDEIAEMKKMFFLEAESAGTLSHPNIVTIYDAGEEEDLAYIAMEYLVGNDLKGNTKKGSLLPMRKVVGYMADLADALDYAHRQGIIHRDIKPANIMLLDNGVVKITDFGIARITSSSKTQTQTGIVKGTPFYMSPEQISGEKVDGRSDLFAMGVVMYQLFTGEVPFRAENFATLMHKIINEPHIDPRKHNPDIPKPLAQIINFALVKDKTKRYQKASQMADHLNKVLRWMDKTANGTQTAERSSS
- a CDS encoding helix-turn-helix domain-containing protein, producing MSTSNPELQLAGDFVRDTDCNIFLTGKAGTGKTTFLHNLKKNTPKRMIVTAPTGVAAINAGGVTLHSFFQMPFGPFVPGSESYDRSSQHKFNKEKINIIRSLDLLVIDEISMVRADLLDGVDAVLRRYRGNELPFGGVQLLMIGDLYQLSPVVKDAEWQLLRDYYESFYFFSSNALRHTELISIELKQIYRQSDPRFIELLNRVRDNRLDQDTLQEINRRYLPNFVLQDDEGYITLGTHNRGVDAINESKLAELPAKTRRFNADVAGDFPEYTYPAPAELELKVGAQVMFVRNDSSRDKLYFNGKIGKVTRVSREEVSVKCPGDRAEIVVEPATWENIKYTIDKETKEIIESKVGEFVQFPLKLAWAITIHKSQGLTFEKAVIDANAAFAHGQVYVALSRCKTFEGMILSTPLSANCVKSDKTVCRFVDNAMRNSPSQQQLIDAKNRYQQRLLMECFDFKSLHFYLNQLLRVLLANARLVTVAGVDDFHELARKGGAEICDIGENFKRQLRSLFANDKLPEMDAVVSERITRASGYFQEKIETILAANLRDFRVDTDNKEIAKRLKDILNKLNKEIAVKSAAVKSCEAGFSLASYLRAISVAEIDFKSGKERKASTQYTAADVGHPELFQALKDWRSQKAAEEGLPHFRIMHQSVLIQIAVNLPDNPADLKRIKGIGPRLVEKYGAELVAMVSAYRRKHEIAEVMLPEPQVALQEVEVKEEKMPARNTRQVSFEMFQSGLRVKQIAEERGLANATIEGHLAGFVQAGKLEIGRLVPSAKQQAIAQKLTEIQGGSLKELKIALGDDYSYGEINLVLAHLKLQENI
- a CDS encoding GNAT family N-acetyltransferase, whose protein sequence is MTILRDKEILLLYNLPAADALESEKGVLVERDTVAASLEKLKIPYKAIGVRDLYDITTVLADKQDHIIFNLVEGFAKKSESAAHVPAVCESFNCQATGGSTACLTLTLDKVKTKGVLSAASIPVPKGIKVRPGSLPEKSELFPGPYIVKPACTDASEGLFAESSVCKHYGKELLDAIKLIHKDFKQPAIVEQLVGTREFNVSVIEINGRISILPIAEISFAAFPEDMPRIVDYSAKWIESSFAYANTPRIFPDNLPETQKKRISTLAVKSWHALGCRDYARVDFRMDDFGNLYVLEVNSNPDISPDAGFAAALEKEGIAYHRFVDAMLQNAKKRLHADNPPKTVIPSSPEALLPPIAEDDVLVRHINPKDQQDILNILNATVIFRPTELVVAAEVLESSISNAIESEYFSLVAESAGQICGWICYGPTPCTSGVMDIYWIVASTKLRRRGIGRALMTAAEKEIRASGARLITIDTAGRDDYLPSRLFYQNAGYEEKARIRDFYTPGDDKVVFVKEL
- a CDS encoding D-alanine--D-alanine ligase yields the protein MKIKHIGLVYDLRSAYLAEGYSEQDVAEFDSESTIDALEQAINANGYQVSRIGHGRQLNQRLINGERWDLVFSIAEGLKGRSREAQVPALLEMYGQPYVFSDPLTCAVTLDKYVAKKIILADGLATPAAALIHSKDDLREFRLPFPVFAKPVAEGTGKGISSRSRIDTIDALHNVAGQLLEDFPGQPVLVEAYLPGREFTTGILGTGHKARILGTLEVCIKDNAPAADYSYEVKELCEDFVDYVPVVKGDSLIDAVEALALASYRSLECRDTGRVDIRLDAAGTPCFIEINPLPGLHPHHSDLPMIATAMGMNYNDLIGGIIASAFDRV